A DNA window from Leopardus geoffroyi isolate Oge1 chromosome A1, O.geoffroyi_Oge1_pat1.0, whole genome shotgun sequence contains the following coding sequences:
- the MACIR gene encoding macrophage immunometabolism regulator → MEVDVNGESRSTLATLPLPVAEASSPGKAEAEKPRCSSTPCSPMRRTVSGYQILHMDSNYLVGFTTGEELLKLAQKCTGGEESKGEAVPSMRSKQLDAGLARSSRLYKTRSRYYQPYEIPAVNGRRRRRMPSSGDKCTKSLPYEPYKALHGPLPLCLLKGKRAHSKSLDYLNLDKMNIKEPADTEVLQYQLQHLTLRGDRVFARNNT, encoded by the coding sequence ATGGAAGTAGATGTTAATGGAGAGTCCAGAAGTACCCTGGCCACCCTGCCCTTGCCTGTGGCGGAGGCGAGCTCCCCAggaaaggcagaagcagagaagCCGCGCTGTTCCAGCACGCCGTGCTCGCCGATGCGCCGGACTGTGTCGGGCTACCAGATCCTGCACATGGACTCTAACTATCTGGTGGGCTTCACAACTGGTGAGGAACTCCTGAAGTTAGCCCAGAAGTGCACAGGAGGTGAAGAGAGTAAGGGAGAAGCTGTGCCTTCCATGCGCTCCAAGCAGCTGGATGCAGGACTTGCACGTTCCTCTCGTTTGTATAAAACCAGAAGTAGGTACTACCAGCCATACGAGATTCCGGCGGTCAATGGCAGGAGGCGAAGGCGGATGCCCAGCTCGGGAGACAAGTGCACTAAATCTTTACCTTATGAACCTTACAAGGCCCTCCATGGGCCCCTGCCTCTTTGTCTTCTTAAAGGTAAGAGGGCTCACTCCAAATCTCTGGACTACCTCAATCTAGATAAAATGAACATCAAGGAGCCAGCCGACACCGAAGTGCTCCAGTACCAGCTTCAACACCTAACCCTCAGAGGGGACCGTGTGTTTGCTAGGAATAACACATGA